The Parabacteroides sp. AD58 genome includes a window with the following:
- a CDS encoding helix-turn-helix domain-containing protein, which produces MEIICIDKRIFDELIVRLSEIEKKVTRLCSPAKDAGLKKWMDNRDVCEVLRISKRTLQVYREKGLLPYTRIKNKIFYRPEDVQKLLESRDHPQRKKP; this is translated from the coding sequence ATGGAAATTATATGTATAGACAAGCGGATTTTCGACGAGTTGATTGTCCGGCTCAGTGAGATAGAGAAAAAAGTAACCCGCCTGTGCAGTCCGGCAAAAGATGCGGGACTGAAGAAATGGATGGACAACCGGGACGTGTGCGAGGTTCTCCGCATATCCAAACGCACGCTTCAGGTCTACCGTGAAAAGGGTCTGTTGCCTTACACCCGAATCAAGAACAAGATTTTCTACAGGCCGGAGGATGTGCAGAAACTGTTGGAATCACGTGATCACCCTCAAAGAAAAAAGCCATGA
- a CDS encoding PRTRC system protein C encodes MALEIKGMTRSFRFKKGTEYITLQDPDPNISPDMIMSYYSNLYPELTTATVHGPVIREDMTVYEFKTTIGTKG; translated from the coding sequence ATGGCACTCGAAATTAAAGGAATGACACGCTCATTCAGATTCAAGAAAGGAACAGAGTATATCACCCTCCAGGACCCTGATCCGAACATCTCGCCGGACATGATCATGAGTTACTATTCCAACCTGTATCCGGAACTGACGACGGCCACCGTACACGGTCCGGTCATCAGGGAAGACATGACGGTATATGAGTTCAAAACCACCATCGGGACAAAAGGATAA
- a CDS encoding sigma-54-dependent transcriptional regulator, with the protein MKHRILIVEDNILLAGQQKKWFEKSGYEAVTTIDEPGARRLLKKEPFDLVLSDVRLPQGDGISLLEWMQRERIDVPFIIMTGYASVQDAVRAIKMGAKDYLAKPVQMDELQSLIKNILHPRSVIYGKDKGILPRNSRQMKEVENLVRTVAPFDISVLILGPNGAGKESVAQRIHYSSERREKPFLAVNCGVIPKELAPSLFFGHMKGTFTGADTNREGFFETARGGTLFLDEVGTLSMEVQSMLLRTLQEGTYIPIGSNREKHADVRIVAATNEDLQLAIRERRFREDLYHRLGEFEIVLPALHECPEDILPLAEHFREKFSGELKRQTDGFSREAEQLLLSYGWPGNVRELQNKVKRAVLLSKQPIIESACLNIRIEDEEEGIFLFPENETQEKLSIIRALKICTGNRKRTAEMLHIDPSTLYRKMKKYGLNDK; encoded by the coding sequence ATGAAACACAGAATACTCATAGTTGAAGACAATATCCTGCTGGCCGGACAACAAAAGAAATGGTTCGAAAAATCCGGCTATGAAGCAGTGACAACCATAGACGAACCCGGTGCAAGGCGGCTTCTGAAAAAGGAGCCTTTCGATCTTGTCCTTTCCGATGTCCGTCTTCCGCAGGGGGACGGCATATCGCTGCTCGAATGGATGCAGAGAGAACGGATAGATGTTCCCTTCATCATCATGACCGGATATGCTTCCGTGCAGGATGCCGTCCGTGCCATCAAGATGGGAGCAAAAGACTATCTGGCCAAGCCTGTTCAGATGGATGAGCTGCAAAGTCTGATAAAGAATATCCTGCATCCACGCTCAGTCATATACGGAAAGGACAAGGGTATCCTTCCCAGGAACAGCAGGCAGATGAAAGAAGTGGAAAATCTGGTGCGTACGGTCGCGCCATTTGACATTTCCGTACTGATTCTTGGCCCGAACGGTGCAGGCAAGGAATCCGTAGCACAACGTATCCATTATTCCAGCGAACGCAGGGAAAAGCCATTTCTGGCAGTAAACTGCGGGGTCATTCCCAAAGAGCTTGCGCCCTCGCTCTTTTTCGGTCATATGAAGGGGACGTTTACGGGGGCGGACACAAACCGTGAAGGTTTTTTTGAAACGGCCCGTGGCGGGACCCTGTTCCTTGACGAGGTGGGAACATTGTCCATGGAGGTACAGAGCATGCTCCTGCGTACCTTGCAGGAAGGCACCTATATCCCTATAGGCAGCAACCGTGAGAAACACGCCGACGTAAGGATAGTGGCGGCAACCAACGAGGACCTTCAGTTGGCCATCAGGGAGAGACGCTTCCGGGAAGACCTCTACCACCGTCTGGGGGAATTTGAAATCGTCCTGCCGGCCCTGCACGAATGCCCGGAGGACATACTTCCGCTTGCCGAACATTTCAGGGAAAAGTTCTCCGGGGAACTCAAACGGCAGACCGACGGATTCAGCCGTGAGGCGGAACAACTGCTGCTCTCATACGGCTGGCCGGGAAATGTGCGAGAATTGCAAAACAAGGTCAAACGGGCCGTCCTGCTGTCCAAACAGCCGATAATCGAGTCAGCTTGTTTGAACATAAGAATCGAGGATGAGGAAGAGGGAATCTTCCTTTTTCCGGAAAATGAGACACAGGAAAAGCTGTCTATCATCAGGGCCTTGAAAATATGCACGGGCAACCGGAAACGGACGGCGGAGATGCTGCACATTGATCCGTCCACGCTGTACCGGAAAATGAAGAAATACGGACTGAACGACAAATAA
- a CDS encoding porin family protein, producing the protein MNMKNLFFIAMLFWCISAYSQHWNYGIEVGYTNNKFQTKGLDSHPQSGFKVGGIIDYNFKSNILIETGIAYERKGGKLEGTNLASQKISKIEVSHADYLNIPVSVGYKVDIKNKISFIPQIGWFLNMGVQGSGQLSGIDNYNQPYTMGIDIFSAPSISQYRPFNRIDTGPIFCLNVQYKKVRLKCSYELGINSVHPIYGSPKNRTLGASVAYIL; encoded by the coding sequence ATGAATATGAAAAATCTTTTTTTTATCGCTATGTTATTTTGGTGTATATCCGCCTATAGCCAGCATTGGAATTATGGCATAGAAGTTGGATATACTAATAATAAGTTCCAAACGAAGGGCCTTGATTCACATCCTCAAAGCGGTTTCAAAGTAGGTGGAATTATTGATTATAATTTTAAAAGTAACATTTTAATTGAAACAGGAATAGCATATGAACGAAAAGGTGGAAAGCTTGAGGGTACTAATTTAGCTTCTCAAAAAATCTCAAAAATTGAGGTTTCACATGCTGATTATCTAAATATACCTGTATCTGTTGGGTACAAAGTGGATATAAAGAACAAAATATCATTCATTCCACAAATAGGATGGTTTCTAAATATGGGAGTTCAAGGAAGCGGACAACTATCCGGTATAGACAATTATAATCAGCCCTATACAATGGGTATAGACATCTTTTCAGCACCCAGTATAAGTCAGTACAGACCATTCAATAGAATTGATACAGGTCCTATATTCTGTCTAAATGTTCAATACAAAAAGGTTCGACTTAAATGTTCCTATGAACTTGGAATAAATTCTGTACATCCTATTTATGGGAGTCCTAAGAACAGAACATTAGGAGCTTCTGTTGCTTATATACTTTAG
- a CDS encoding PRTRC system protein E, which produces MFFTAIHQMMTESVDLTIVIRKTNGQLTVSTLPKSNGLKDEAQNHIVPLTVTGTPQELDTGFLQAIARPIQKTCGLLSNMAQFEAQADKAAASSKAAKEAKSKETKEEREKREKYEKLMKKANELMATKNFREAVSMLTQAKACADTAQLKEIEEKIKAADTEMNKGSLFGLMEQEAQPEPAPQPEQPVPQQPAYTQPPVTEQRKPQVQRPQQPAYNRAPQPPAPGQARPAPQRPQQTYTQHPQQPGIWPQQQAPQPGQPLPPQAQYLKRTTGQQPPQPQYPPQPEIRDWQEERFMQEEEQQQAYLDDPESPTYSEKDYEEYVDFPQSMLEPKYSPYHTV; this is translated from the coding sequence ATGTTTTTTACAGCAATCCACCAGATGATGACGGAAAGCGTGGACCTCACGATCGTCATCCGCAAAACAAATGGACAACTGACCGTTTCCACATTACCAAAATCGAACGGACTCAAGGACGAGGCCCAGAACCACATCGTGCCGCTGACCGTCACGGGTACACCGCAGGAACTCGACACGGGATTCCTGCAGGCCATAGCAAGACCGATACAGAAGACATGCGGACTCCTCTCCAACATGGCACAGTTCGAGGCACAGGCGGACAAGGCCGCAGCCAGCAGCAAGGCCGCCAAGGAAGCGAAATCCAAGGAGACGAAGGAGGAGCGCGAAAAACGCGAGAAGTACGAGAAACTGATGAAGAAGGCCAATGAACTGATGGCCACAAAGAACTTCAGGGAAGCCGTCAGCATGCTCACACAGGCAAAAGCCTGCGCGGACACCGCCCAACTGAAGGAAATCGAGGAGAAGATAAAGGCGGCCGATACGGAAATGAACAAGGGAAGCCTCTTCGGACTGATGGAGCAGGAAGCGCAGCCGGAACCGGCACCACAACCGGAACAACCCGTTCCACAGCAGCCTGCATACACGCAGCCACCTGTGACGGAACAGCGAAAGCCGCAGGTGCAACGTCCGCAGCAGCCGGCATACAACAGGGCACCACAGCCACCGGCACCGGGACAGGCACGGCCTGCACCTCAGAGACCGCAACAGACATACACGCAGCATCCGCAACAGCCCGGAATATGGCCGCAACAGCAGGCTCCGCAACCAGGACAGCCATTGCCGCCACAGGCGCAATACCTGAAGCGGACAACCGGACAGCAGCCTCCCCAGCCACAATATCCGCCGCAGCCTGAAATCAGGGACTGGCAGGAAGAGAGATTCATGCAGGAGGAGGAACAGCAGCAGGCGTATCTGGACGACCCGGAATCCCCGACATATAGTGAGAAGGACTACGAGGAATATGTTGATTTCCCGCAGTCCATGCTGGAACCCAAGTATTCACCTTATCATACAGTTTAA
- a CDS encoding site-specific integrase — protein MNQKDVKVSFYLKKSEADASGNCPVMARLIVGKHSETAFSVKLRVPQSLWSSGRACGKSVAAREINSKLDEIRATALGIYAEMSAVREDVTAEEVKHQLLGMASGQETLLSYYRYFMRNFEKRVGVNRTEKTLYAYRNSYNHVAVFLQMQYKVTDLPFTALDRSFIEKYVLYLRTECNLSQSTIVNHSVRLKTVVGEAIADGIITANPFIGYELARPKPRQKYLTSEELHRIMVTPLHNRTLYHVRDLFLFSCFTGISYIDMCLLSNEHLSLAEDGVWWIKSARKKSGVDFEIPLMELPLRILEKYRDIAPEGKLLPMYSNCVLNYHLKHIAEICGIKRKLVFHAARHTYATEITLSHGVPLETVSKMLGHRQIKTTQIYAKVTDDKIDTDTRNLNEKIAERFSVVI, from the coding sequence ATGAATCAGAAAGATGTGAAGGTTTCGTTCTACCTTAAAAAGAGCGAGGCGGATGCCAGTGGGAACTGCCCAGTGATGGCACGGCTCATTGTCGGCAAACACTCTGAAACGGCTTTCAGTGTAAAGCTGCGTGTGCCACAATCATTATGGTCATCAGGACGGGCGTGTGGAAAGAGTGTTGCGGCCAGGGAAATCAACAGCAAGCTTGATGAAATCCGAGCGACAGCTCTCGGCATTTATGCGGAAATGTCCGCAGTCCGTGAAGATGTGACTGCGGAGGAAGTGAAGCATCAGCTTTTGGGCATGGCTTCAGGTCAGGAAACCTTGTTGAGCTATTACAGATACTTCATGAGGAATTTTGAGAAGCGTGTAGGTGTTAACCGAACAGAAAAAACTTTATATGCTTATCGTAATTCCTACAATCATGTTGCCGTCTTTTTACAAATGCAATACAAGGTAACAGACCTTCCGTTTACCGCTCTGGACCGTTCATTTATCGAGAAGTATGTGTTGTATTTACGTACAGAATGCAATCTCTCACAGTCTACTATTGTCAATCATTCCGTCCGGTTGAAGACGGTAGTCGGCGAAGCAATCGCCGACGGTATAATTACGGCAAATCCGTTCATCGGTTATGAGCTGGCCCGTCCAAAGCCAAGACAGAAATATCTCACGTCCGAAGAATTGCATCGTATTATGGTTACGCCTTTGCATAACCGGACTCTTTATCATGTGCGTGATCTGTTCCTCTTTTCATGTTTCACGGGGATTTCATACATAGACATGTGTCTTCTGTCAAATGAACACTTGTCTCTTGCAGAAGACGGTGTATGGTGGATTAAGAGCGCACGTAAAAAAAGCGGAGTGGATTTTGAAATACCGCTGATGGAACTTCCGCTTCGTATCTTAGAGAAATATCGGGATATTGCCCCTGAAGGAAAACTGCTTCCGATGTATTCAAACTGTGTGCTGAATTATCACTTGAAGCATATTGCTGAAATTTGCGGTATAAAGCGTAAGCTGGTCTTTCATGCAGCCCGTCATACCTATGCGACGGAAATCACACTTTCTCATGGAGTTCCACTTGAGACAGTCAGCAAGATGCTGGGACACAGACAAATCAAGACAACCCAAATCTATGCCAAAGTTACAGATGACAAGATTGATACGGATACAAGAAACCTGAACGAGAAGATTGCAGAACGCTTTTCAGTGGTCATTTAA
- a CDS encoding PRTRC system ThiF family protein, whose translation MKRVHYIDNYLINPQHPVTVNLIGAGGTGSQVLTCLARLDTALRGLGHPGLFITVYDSDIVTEANIGRQLFSPSDIGLNKAQCLVTRMNNFFGNDWKAVPDIYPAALKDARRDNLANITITCTDNIKSRLDLWNILKAVPVSEYRSYETPLYWMDFGNTQDTGQVILGTVPKNIKQPASKLYETVESLKVITRYVKYAKVKEKDSGPSCSLAEALEKQDLFINSTLAQLGCNILWKMFRNGMIEHQGLYLNLSTLKMNPIPV comes from the coding sequence ATGAAAAGGGTACATTACATCGACAACTATCTCATAAACCCGCAGCATCCGGTAACGGTAAACCTTATCGGAGCGGGAGGAACAGGCTCGCAGGTACTTACCTGCCTGGCCAGGCTTGACACGGCACTAAGGGGACTCGGACACCCCGGACTGTTCATAACCGTGTATGATTCCGACATCGTGACGGAGGCCAATATCGGACGGCAGCTCTTCAGCCCCTCGGACATCGGCCTGAACAAGGCTCAGTGTCTCGTCACACGCATGAACAACTTCTTCGGCAACGACTGGAAGGCGGTACCGGACATCTATCCGGCAGCTCTGAAGGACGCCAGACGGGATAATCTGGCCAACATAACGATTACCTGCACGGACAACATCAAGTCCCGTCTCGACCTGTGGAACATCCTGAAAGCCGTGCCGGTATCGGAATACAGAAGCTACGAGACACCCCTGTACTGGATGGACTTCGGGAATACGCAGGATACGGGACAGGTCATCCTCGGAACCGTACCGAAGAACATCAAACAACCAGCATCTAAGCTGTACGAAACGGTGGAGTCACTGAAAGTGATTACCCGCTACGTGAAATACGCGAAAGTAAAGGAGAAAGACTCCGGGCCGAGCTGCTCACTGGCAGAGGCTCTGGAAAAGCAGGACCTGTTCATCAACTCCACACTGGCACAGCTCGGCTGCAACATCCTGTGGAAAATGTTCCGCAACGGCATGATCGAGCATCAGGGGCTGTACCTGAACCTTTCAACCTTGAAAATGAATCCGATACCTGTCTGA
- a CDS encoding ATP-binding response regulator — protein sequence MRKLSGISLQTKIIAGYLILLAVIGSMIAILLHERKKMHDIANGTAEIREIRNEVNAIRRHIVGIALLGESAIGWDSEDFSAYRNRRLHIDSLLERMKDNGLDLVSHEQIDTLRRLLEEKESRLYHLTTVFQEQRTSDSLLYNRLPEVINKSTRTRTVTRRKNGIAGFFGKKETVQVPASTTELRQLNRQLITMQEEHDRHIGLYVDSLRLQNLKLNKRLNSFVTALDEQVQAAFQNRETRIAEAKALSFKLFAATIIVAIVLLIISHLVIQRDIRRKEHDRSRLVDTLKQNRELSEMRKRIIVTLSHDIRGPLNAICGSAELAIDTRERKRRNTYLDNIIKSSRHITRLANSLLDLSRLDEAKESLNRIPFNLKAFVDDINVEYTCAANDKGLVFKTEAEDTDIVVCGDADRIRQVADNLLTNALKFTRNGTVCFRVSYKDGVMTMEVEDSGIGMDKETVERIFRPFERAAPDISPEGFGLGLPITKGLLNLLGGSISVSSHVGKGSLFHTEIPLAISTEPVKNSVMPAVRRYSLPKRIILADDDPIQLRIVMEMLERNGVSCRTCIGAKDVAGELRKEPYDLLLTDIQMHGTSGFDLLYLLRHSNIGNSRTIPVAAMTARNDVDESRYTEAGFSGCIRKPFSMNELLAFLSSIMERSGQQQEQKADFNALAADTGDMEWMLNAFIKESLDNRTELKEALESMKTDTERMKNTLHRMYPTWEQLGVACELETYSRILHDDTSDDLTISTYTEAVIVRIDRLVGDAKNLLSEIRRLDLKNYTDETQNTHS from the coding sequence ATGAGGAAGCTAAGTGGAATTTCATTGCAGACAAAAATCATAGCTGGTTATCTGATATTGCTGGCAGTCATCGGAAGCATGATTGCCATACTGCTCCATGAGCGCAAAAAAATGCATGACATAGCAAACGGAACCGCAGAAATACGTGAGATCCGGAATGAAGTCAACGCCATACGCCGCCACATCGTCGGAATCGCATTGCTGGGGGAATCCGCCATCGGATGGGACAGTGAGGACTTCTCGGCATACCGGAACAGGCGCCTGCACATAGACAGCCTGCTGGAACGGATGAAAGACAACGGCCTGGACCTGGTGAGCCACGAACAGATAGACACATTGCGACGGCTGCTGGAAGAGAAAGAAAGCCGCCTGTACCATCTTACGACGGTTTTTCAGGAGCAGAGGACCTCAGACAGCCTGCTCTACAACCGTCTGCCCGAGGTCATCAACAAGAGTACCCGTACACGCACAGTCACCCGCCGGAAAAACGGCATAGCAGGTTTCTTCGGCAAGAAGGAAACCGTACAGGTACCGGCTTCCACGACAGAACTGCGGCAGCTCAACCGCCAGCTGATAACCATGCAGGAAGAGCATGACAGACATATCGGACTCTATGTTGACAGCCTGCGTCTGCAAAACCTGAAACTGAACAAAAGACTGAACTCCTTCGTCACCGCCCTTGACGAACAGGTCCAGGCCGCTTTCCAAAACCGGGAAACAAGGATTGCGGAGGCAAAGGCACTTTCATTCAAGCTGTTTGCGGCCACCATCATAGTTGCCATTGTCCTGCTGATCATATCCCATCTTGTCATACAGAGGGACATACGGCGCAAGGAACATGACCGCAGTAGACTGGTGGATACGCTCAAACAGAACCGGGAACTGTCCGAAATGAGAAAGCGTATCATCGTAACGCTATCCCATGACATAAGGGGACCGCTGAACGCCATCTGCGGCAGTGCGGAACTGGCCATTGACACCAGGGAAAGAAAACGCCGCAACACCTACCTTGACAACATCATCAAATCCTCACGCCATATCACAAGACTTGCCAACAGTCTGCTTGACCTCTCCAGGCTGGACGAAGCGAAGGAATCACTGAACAGGATACCTTTCAACCTGAAAGCCTTCGTCGATGACATCAACGTGGAATACACTTGTGCGGCCAATGACAAGGGGCTGGTCTTCAAAACGGAAGCAGAGGACACCGACATCGTGGTATGCGGAGATGCGGACCGCATCCGTCAGGTGGCGGACAACCTGCTGACCAACGCGCTCAAGTTCACCCGCAACGGAACAGTCTGTTTCCGGGTAAGCTACAAGGACGGGGTAATGACCATGGAGGTGGAGGACTCGGGCATCGGCATGGACAAGGAGACGGTAGAACGCATATTCCGGCCGTTTGAGCGGGCGGCGCCAGACATTTCGCCGGAAGGATTCGGGCTCGGCCTCCCGATAACCAAGGGACTTTTGAACCTGCTCGGCGGCAGCATCTCCGTATCGAGCCATGTCGGGAAAGGCAGCCTGTTCCACACGGAAATCCCCCTTGCCATTTCCACTGAACCGGTAAAGAACAGCGTCATGCCGGCTGTGAGAAGATACAGCCTTCCCAAGCGTATCATCCTGGCGGACGACGATCCGATACAGCTGCGCATCGTCATGGAGATGCTGGAGCGGAACGGAGTATCATGCCGGACTTGCATCGGGGCGAAGGACGTGGCCGGCGAACTGCGGAAAGAACCGTATGATCTGCTGCTGACCGACATCCAGATGCACGGTACCAGCGGTTTTGACCTGCTGTACCTCCTGCGTCATTCCAATATCGGAAATTCACGCACCATCCCGGTTGCCGCCATGACCGCCCGCAACGACGTGGACGAGAGCCGCTATACAGAAGCCGGCTTTTCCGGGTGCATACGGAAACCGTTCTCCATGAACGAACTGCTGGCTTTCCTTTCCTCCATAATGGAAAGGTCGGGACAGCAGCAGGAGCAGAAGGCGGATTTCAATGCCCTGGCCGCAGACACGGGGGACATGGAATGGATGCTCAATGCCTTCATCAAGGAATCGCTCGACAACAGGACAGAACTGAAAGAAGCCCTTGAAAGCATGAAAACGGACACGGAGCGTATGAAAAACACCCTGCACCGCATGTATCCCACCTGGGAACAGCTGGGGGTGGCCTGCGAACTGGAGACATACAGCAGAATCCTGCATGACGATACTTCCGATGACCTGACCATCAGTACATATACAGAGGCCGTCATCGTAAGAATAGACCGGCTGGTAGGCGACGCGAAGAACCTGCTTTCGGAAATCAGAAGACTTGACTTAAAGAACTATACGGATGAAACACAGAATACTCATAGTTGA
- a CDS encoding prokaryotic E2 ligase family D protein, giving the protein MIDSNELTRKIKTPLNPRAALIAYASEGDKNFFLEIRGIDERENMTEGRPVTIDFMNALVKGYSERHSTTPYGKIPSNLLYCDPRKGSERYVWYNPPHKRMMFFSPALKIENAEYFLPGVIYEAGEHGMRIYAYKGNVPGPDTELYAAPFFNVTGSSVCLGNPRIELPKDLTYERLLMYWEKKFWLTEFTHLGSNGNPTKSNLVLVTKAARDRDFNLDELKPLNNMKLKDILK; this is encoded by the coding sequence ATGATAGACAGCAACGAACTGACCAGAAAGATCAAGACGCCGCTCAACCCCAGGGCGGCACTCATAGCCTATGCCTCGGAGGGGGACAAGAACTTCTTCCTTGAAATCCGGGGTATTGACGAACGGGAAAACATGACCGAAGGAAGACCGGTGACCATAGATTTCATGAACGCGCTGGTGAAGGGATACTCGGAAAGGCACAGCACCACTCCGTATGGCAAGATACCCTCCAATCTGCTCTATTGCGACCCGCGCAAGGGAAGCGAGAGATACGTGTGGTACAATCCTCCGCACAAGAGGATGATGTTCTTCAGCCCCGCGCTCAAAATAGAAAACGCGGAATATTTCCTGCCGGGAGTGATTTACGAGGCCGGTGAACACGGAATGAGAATCTATGCCTACAAGGGAAATGTTCCAGGTCCCGATACCGAGCTGTACGCCGCGCCCTTCTTCAACGTGACAGGTTCCAGCGTATGCCTGGGAAATCCCAGGATAGAACTGCCGAAGGACCTGACCTACGAAAGGCTGCTCATGTATTGGGAGAAGAAATTCTGGCTGACGGAATTCACACACTTGGGAAGCAACGGGAACCCGACAAAATCAAACCTCGTACTGGTAACAAAGGCGGCACGGGACAGAGACTTCAACCTGGACGAGCTCAAACCGCTGAACAACATGAAACTTAAAGACATACTGAAATGA
- a CDS encoding site-specific integrase, which yields MKMNTDNTEIKRRSTFAILFYINRTKIRKDKTCQLLCKISIDAQWVQIGTKVSVNPAIWNPEKGRADGRSGNALIVNRAIDDLTKEIKGHYQRIKSNLGFITAEQVKNAVMGVGQKPLTLLALFREHNEEFKKRVGIDRIKETYDSYLRSYKHLSAFVQQKRGVEDVMLRNLDRVFYDDFELFLRTDRNLSLKTVHEHLYRLKKMTMRAVSQGTIRRDPYCRLHPELPKRKSRHMKLEDLKTLLATPVEKPQLQFVRDMFIFSTFTGLAYADLKRLTVNDITQSGDGSWWIHIHRQKTGTLSSVRLLDIPLKIIEKYRGERQGDKVFNLYKREYTILLTRELGKVYGFDLTFHQARHNFGTHVTLSLGVPLETVSKMMGHCRFDTTQIYAHVTDKKVDEDMRRLRKSGVNTNLDLYEEETNAGKRRQKNVWQSANKGDVL from the coding sequence ATGAAAATGAATACGGATAATACGGAAATCAAGCGTCGCAGTACGTTTGCGATACTGTTTTATATAAACCGCACTAAAATCCGCAAGGACAAAACGTGTCAATTGCTGTGCAAGATAAGCATAGATGCTCAATGGGTACAGATAGGTACAAAGGTATCTGTCAACCCGGCCATATGGAACCCTGAAAAAGGACGGGCTGACGGGCGTAGTGGGAATGCTCTTATCGTCAACAGAGCTATAGATGATCTGACTAAAGAAATCAAAGGGCATTATCAACGTATAAAGAGCAACCTGGGATTCATCACGGCCGAGCAAGTGAAGAATGCCGTGATGGGTGTCGGCCAAAAGCCCCTTACACTTCTGGCTCTTTTCAGGGAGCATAATGAGGAGTTCAAAAAACGTGTTGGCATAGACAGGATAAAAGAGACGTATGACTCTTACCTACGCTCATACAAGCATCTTTCGGCTTTCGTCCAGCAGAAGCGTGGCGTTGAAGATGTCATGCTCCGGAATCTTGACCGTGTGTTTTATGATGATTTTGAACTTTTTCTGCGTACAGACCGCAATCTAAGTTTAAAAACCGTGCATGAACATCTTTACAGGTTGAAGAAGATGACCATGCGTGCCGTAAGCCAGGGTACAATCCGACGGGACCCGTACTGCCGTCTGCATCCGGAACTGCCCAAACGGAAAAGCCGCCACATGAAACTGGAGGATTTGAAGACATTGCTTGCAACTCCTGTGGAAAAACCGCAGTTGCAATTTGTCCGTGACATGTTTATCTTCTCCACCTTTACAGGACTGGCTTATGCGGATTTGAAAAGACTGACGGTAAATGACATTACGCAGTCAGGTGACGGCTCCTGGTGGATCCATATCCATCGTCAGAAGACCGGTACGCTTTCTTCTGTCCGTCTACTGGACATTCCGTTGAAGATAATAGAAAAATATCGTGGAGAACGTCAAGGTGATAAAGTTTTCAATTTGTACAAACGTGAGTATACCATTCTGCTCACGAGAGAATTGGGCAAAGTCTATGGCTTTGATCTGACATTCCATCAGGCAAGACATAATTTCGGAACGCATGTCACCCTTTCACTGGGAGTGCCTCTTGAAACTGTCAGTAAGATGATGGGACATTGCCGGTTTGACACAACGCAGATTTATGCTCATGTAACCGATAAGAAAGTGGACGAAGATATGAGACGTCTGAGAAAATCCGGGGTGAACACGAATCTTGACCTTTATGAAGAAGAGACAAACGCCGGAAAACGTAGACAGAAAAACGTATGGCAGTCTGCAAATAAAGGAGATGTCCTGTAA
- a CDS encoding helix-turn-helix domain-containing protein, translated as MIQIDRETFQMMLQKIMERFDRIDDRLNRMNRQTAALEGDKLLDNQDMCELLGVTKRTLARYRQKKLVTYYMIDGRTYYKASEVQEFLNRKGKVLPLRIKKELGLEP; from the coding sequence ATGATACAGATAGACAGGGAGACATTCCAGATGATGCTCCAGAAGATAATGGAACGGTTCGACAGAATCGATGACAGGCTGAACCGCATGAACCGGCAGACAGCCGCCCTTGAAGGGGACAAGCTGCTCGACAATCAGGACATGTGCGAACTGCTTGGCGTTACAAAGCGTACCCTTGCCCGTTACCGCCAGAAGAAACTGGTTACCTATTACATGATTGACGGGCGGACCTACTATAAGGCTTCGGAGGTGCAGGAGTTTCTTAACCGGAAAGGGAAAGTCCTGCCCCTAAGAATAAAGAAAGAACTCGGTCTTGAACCCTAA
- a CDS encoding helix-turn-helix domain-containing protein, with amino-acid sequence MSYDLINKQDPRIDAIFKSLEKMEQMIDGLQTAPRPAFHGDYFLTDEELSKVLKVSRRTLQEYRTLGVIPYYLVQGKALYKESDIQKVLDDAYKRCREEQRWV; translated from the coding sequence ATGAGTTACGATCTTATTAACAAGCAGGACCCGCGGATTGATGCCATTTTCAAAAGTCTGGAAAAGATGGAGCAAATGATAGATGGACTACAGACGGCACCAAGGCCGGCATTTCACGGTGATTATTTCCTCACGGACGAGGAGCTGTCGAAAGTATTGAAGGTCAGCAGGCGTACCCTGCAGGAATACCGTACCCTCGGCGTGATACCTTATTACCTTGTACAGGGAAAAGCCCTTTATAAAGAGTCGGACATACAAAAAGTTCTTGACGACGCTTATAAAAGATGCAGGGAAGAACAGCGATGGGTATGA